The following nucleotide sequence is from Eschrichtius robustus isolate mEscRob2 chromosome 10, mEscRob2.pri, whole genome shotgun sequence.
ACCCCTGTGCTTGGAGTTGGGCAGAGGAGTGAAGTACAAACCTATCCTCAAGAACCCTATGGTCAGTCTACAAGATGTCTTACCCACAGGAgcaagcaaaactgtcactgggTTACAGGAGATAGTGGCACTGCTATAGGTGAGGTCTCAGAAGAGACAGACATTTATGGTCCAGGGTGGCCGGAGTAGGCTTTATGGAGAGGATGGCATTTGGCCTAGACAAGGAAGGTTAAGACTCCGATAGGCATAAGGGAACATTCCTTGAATGAGAAAGGGTTTTGTGGATAGCAGGCAGCACAGGCTACTGACCAAAGGATAAGCTTGATCCTGGGGGGCAATGTTTTCTCCCATGAAGGAAGATGGCCTTCAGCTGGACATCCCCTCACCCAATATGGACTCCTGAGGGTGGACTAGTCAGTGAAGACCATCTTGTACCCTGACAGAAAAGtagtggttttggtttttgggtgTTGGATGTGTTGGGGAGGCGTGGCGAGGTACTCCAGCTCTCTGACTGTCACTGTCTTATCACTAGTTTGCAGGGCCTAGGTAGGGGGAGGGGTAGGCCCTGGAAAGTGCCTTCTAGCAgtgcttcctcccccaccccaccccctctagACTTGTTTTTGGTTAGATTTGTTGCTTCCTGTTAAAGGGACAGACTGCTGGGGGCAATTGGGAGTTTAATGCTGAAGGGCCCACTCTGAGCTGACCTGAGGTTTGTACTTCTAAGGAGCACTGATGGGGATGTAAGTTTCTGTAAGACCTCTGCCCTTAGGGTTATGGGGTGGCACTTGTCCCTTTAGAGATAGGTATGTGGGAAGGAGTTGTGCAACTCAGTGGCCTTGACTAGGAGAGTTGAATTCTTGCTTTGGCCACCTCTCAGCTGGCATGGTCTCTTGGATCTTGGGGTATCTCATTCCCCCTCTCATTCAGGGCAGGAGTCCCCCAGCTGGTGGCCCTGATAAGTAGTAATCCTGCCTCAACTTACTTGTCACATCCTTATTACAATGAGCTAAGACCTGCCTCTCTGTGACTCCTTGTATAGCCCAGTTCTGCTCTCTGGGCCCTGGATCCCAAGACCGCCCCTTCTGTTTCTGAAGGGCTTCTCATACTGGAGGAGGACGTCCTGGGGTATACTCTATTAGCTGACAGTTGGAGAGCAGCCTTACTGCTGGCTCCAGAGATCCTGGCTTATGTCTGTTTTTCTCTCCTCAGGGTCCAGCTGAGCCTAGGAGCTGCACGGAATGGTGGCAGTCACCTCGCCAGTGCAGCAGGCATGGACCAGACTGCAAGCTAGGAGAGCAAGGCATCAGTTAGGAAGAGGGAACACACAGCTAGGCTTAAGGCCTCTTCATCGGGGTGagtgccagggagagggaggggaagcaggTACAGTTAGAAACCTGAGCTAAATGTGTCACCTTCTCGGAAGTTCTGAGAGTGGCCTTTATATTCCATTAGTCCATCTGGAGGTATTAGATTGGGAAACCTTCGCCCCCAGGAACCTCACAAGCTCACCTCCTCAGTCCAGGGGAGGATCTGAAATTCACCTGGGAGGGAGATGATTCACTGACTGCCCTGaccatcttttcttctcttctcttgcaCAGATGTCCCCAGgccccccagcccaggcccagcATAAAGGCTCTGGGGGGGGTCCCCCCTGACCTAAGGGGGGGCTTCATGCGCCACGTGCAGGCGGAGCCGTCTCCATCCTCAGAGCCAGAGGCTGGCCCTTCACAGCCTGCAGTCAGGCAGGGGGCCCTCCAGGGTGGCCTGCTCATGGGCTACAGCCCGGCAGGGGGGGCAACATCCCCCGGGGTCTACCAGGTATCCATCTTTTCCCCTCCAGCTGGTGCCTCCGAGCCTCATAGGGCCCTGAAACGGCCAGCCCCACCCACTGAGGGTCCCCGGGAGCTGAAGagaggccctgggctgggggccagAGAGGGACTACCCCCTGAAGAACCACCTACTCTGGGGCTATGGGGCCCAGAGGGACTGGGGCTGGGACTGGGCGTGGCCAGCCAACATTTCTGCCATCATGGCCTCTGTGTTGTGGAACAGGGAGGTAGCTCCACCTCACCTTGGACTTCAGGGGCCCGGAGTCCCCCCTGGCCCCCATCAAATGCTTCCTGCAGTACTTTGCACACCAGAGACTGGGCTTCCCCAGATCCTGGGGGACAGGGGTCCCTGGGGGAGTCCCCAGGGCCAGCCCCTCCGGGCCAGCTGCACACACTTGACACTGATTTGCACAGTCTTGCACAAATAGGGGGTAAGAGCCTAGTGGCTGGGGTGGGCAATGGGGGCAGCCCCTGGCCTAGGGAGTCCCCTGGCACTGCCAATGGGCACAGCCCCGAGCACACACCCCCTGGCCCTGGACCTCCAGGCCCCTGCCCCACCAAGCGAAGGCTGCTTCCAGCTGGAGAAGCCCCGGATGTCAGCTCTGAGGATGAGGGGCCAGCCCCTCGGAGGCGCCGGGGAACCCTGGGCCACCCTCCTGCTGCCATCAGTTCTGATGCCAAAGCCACACCCTTCTGGAGCCACCTGCTGCCTGGGCCCAAGGAGCCTGTGCTGGTAAGCCAGGAGAGGAAGTGGTCTGCTCTTAAGTGGACATCTGTGTGGGGAAAGGTGATGGGCTTGGGAGGATGTTCCTATGAGAGCTTGTGATGAGCCCCTGCTCCAAACATAGCTGGCCTCCACCCAATCTCTTTCCCTAATCTTTCCTCTCCATAGGACCCAACAGACTGCAGTCCCATGGGGCGGAGGCTGAAAGGTGCCTGTCGCCTGAAGCTGTAAGTGAccagcttctccctctgcccctccctgaaAATGGGGCGGATGTCTGTAATTCTTTTTCCAACCTCAGGGTGGGGGACCTCAGGGAAGGAGCCCTAGGTAGTAGCTAATGGTGGGGCCCAAGGACAGTAGCAAGCGTAGCAGAATACCTCAAGCCAACCCACTTGTGTGTCCCCTCCCCTACCAGGAGCTCCCTTCGAAGCCTCCGGAAGGGGCCAGGCCTGCTGAGCCCCGCCAGTGCCTCCCCTGTTCCTACCCCCGCCGTCAGCCGTACCCTGTTGGGCAACTTTGAGGTAGTTCCCCTTGGGTTCCTTGATTGGTGGATCTTGCGGGAAGGGATGGTGGTGTGTGTGGCTTGGATGGGTAAGGAAAACAGCTAGCATCTGTCTCACAATATGttttcccaccccatccccaggaATCATTGCTGCGAGGACGCTTTGCACCATCTGGCCACATCGAGGGCTTCACAGCAGAGATTGGAGCTAGTGGATCCTACTGCCCTCAGCATGTCACGCTGCCTGTCACTGTCACCTTCTTTGATGTTTCTGAGCAAAATGCCCCGGCTCCCTTCCTGGTATGACCTGACCTCAACCCAAAGTTAGCTCATGAGGGGCAtgaggggttgggggcagggggtattcttttttttttttttaagtgacaaagcaaaagactttattgggaagggcaCCCTGGGCGGAGACCAGCAgagtaagggaacccaggagaactgctctggtAGTATTCTCTAGATGTTCTCGCCTAAGAGTCAGAGCCAGGTGGGGAGAACTCTAGTCTACGGGAGGGGCCAGGTCCCAGAATGAGAGGTTGTGGAGATGGATGAGTGTTCAGGGATCTCCCAGACCCTACCTTGGCTGATGGCTCCGTGACCTTCCCAGGGCGTCGTGGACCTGAACCCCCTGGGGAGGAAGGGTTACAGCGTGCCCAAGGTGGGCACCATCCAAGTGGTGAGTTTTCCCTGAGGGGTAgtgggagtggggacaggaaaACATCCCCTAGACCCTACCAACCTTGCCCTTCCTGTCCCCAGACCTTATTTAACCCCAACCAGACTGTGGTGAAGATGTTCCTCGTGACCTTTGACTTCTCGGACATGCCTGCTGCCCACATGACCTTCCTGCGTCATCGCCTCTTTTTGGTGCCTGTGGGTGAGGAGGGAAATGCTAGCCCCACCTGCCGCCTCCTCTGCTACTTGTTGCACCTCAGGTGAGGACAGGGCCCTGGGTATCCTTTCCACAACCCAGGCATGTCCTCCCTGAATAGCATCTCTCCTTGCTTGTCTACAGTCTGGGGTCTTACTCTGATCACCCTGTCCTCCCCCAGGTTCCGGAGCTCCCGCTCAGGCCGCTTAGGCCTGCATGGAGACATCCGCCTGCTTTTTTCCCGCCGGAGCCTGGAACTGGACACAGGGCTCCCCTACGAACTGCAGGCTGTGACTGAGGCCCCTCACAATCCACGTTATTCACCTTTGCCCTGATTGTCAGTGCCCTGAACCCATGTGGGCCAAGGACCTGTCCATCCTGCTCCATCCTGGGCAGAGCAAACACGTGGAGAGGTGCAAGAGACCCTTCAGGCTTGAATTAAAGCCCTCACCACGCTCATGCCCAAACTGATTATTTGGGTGTTTAAAGCTTCTGATCTTACCACACTCTGCCCTACTCTGGGTACTCCACGTGCCTGCCCCCTCCCTTGGATTTCCCAGGCCAGCTGCGGTAGTGGGGAGGAACTGGAGCTACCCTGAGGTTGTCCTAAGTTCCCAGGCAAGTCATGCCAGCGTTGCCTCCCTGTCCTGGGCAGGGGccacttattattttatttattttaatttataatttattcaaaTTGGATTGCCTTGGTAACGTCCCAAACCTGATAATTGGCAttgcccctcctcctttcccactCTCAGATATTGCTCCAACCTCAGGAGTTGAAGAGGCTGATATGGGGGCTGTAGGAGAACTGCTCTCCCTCAGCTGAGAGCCGAGAAGTATCCCGGAAGGACTGAGTCACCAGCCAAAGACTCAGCTTCCCCTGTCCTTCCTTATTCCTTTCACTTCCCCGACCCTCTCACCTCTTTCTGAAGGccaacttgtgtgtgtgtgtgtctgtgtgtgcgtgtgtctgtgtacgtgtatgtgtgtgagagagagagcatgcgtgcaggcacacacacacacacacacaggggtcAACCACCCCTCATCTAGGACTTCAGACTCTGGTTGTCTCTCTCCTTCTGCCTGTATCTCCTTGCTTTGGGGTCCTGACTGAGGAAGGTGTTCAGGGGACAGAGTCAGGGCCAAGGACTGGGGTGCCTCCTCTCACCTGGCCAGACTCTGACCCACCTACCTCAGTTGGGGTGAGGGGCACCCCTCAAACTCAGTCATGTAGTTATCAACTACCCCATTCCCCACTCTAGACTCTGACCCAGCCTTAGCCCTGATACCTGGGGCTGGGCTGAGGGGAACAAGCATTTgctaaaacttgaaaaaaaaaaaaaaaaacaggaaaaaattgtacctggtactttttttaaaaaaaaagaaagaaagaaagaataaattctTGTTTGAAACTTGAACTAAGCCTTACTTTTTCTGTTCGGGAGAGCACGGGAATGGGGATGGAGAGCCTAACTAGAGCTGGGACTCTGCCCTTTCCCCAGGAAAGAGGCCTGAGGCAGGGAAGTCTTAGGGGAGGCCCCCATGATTCTTAGGGTCTGGTCTTGCCCCTTTCAAATAATGGGGTGGTGTGGTAGGGAAGGTTCTGCTGTAAAAGCTGAACTCTGAATGTGGATCTGGATTCTTACACTGGTTCTGTTGATGATTTTAGCTCCTCTGAGCTTCAGTGCTCTGATATGTAAAATGAGGGTGACTGTGCAAGTCTCCTAATGGATGTGACAGAGCATCGGAGATGTGTGCAGGGTGACACGCTCCAGAGAAGGCTGAATGTTGGGGCTGTGTGCTGGACTCTGTATGCGAGGGAACCTGGCTTGATAGACCCTGACGGGGTAGAGGAAGAAAAAGCTATGATGCCTTGggaaaagaggggagggggaaaccTCAGTCCAATCACCGGGCAATGTTAGGCCCAGTCACCATGGTAACGGGAATGGGGTCAGTCCCCAGTGGGAGGGCTGGGTACAGCACAGCAGGACTACCAGAGAATGTCACTATGGCAACCACGGCAATGATTCAGCTCCAATCGCTCGTCGCTATGGTGAAAGATGGGGGCGATTATACGCTCAGAAGGGTAAACTGAGTCTCCAGTGGGGATAAAGAATTCTGTGGGAAGCTTTTCTGGGCCACCTGCACGCGAAAAGTAGCCTCCATTTGGTCACCGTGTTCGGGATCTTGGGCTTGAGCAGCGAGAACAAGAATAAGCTCCAGCCTTGAGCCCTCTCTAGAAGGTCTGCGTCTCCCAGCGAGCAACTTGATGCACGCTTCTGCCGAGTAACGCTGATTGGCTGAgtgtggaagggggaagggaaggccGGAAGTACATCCGGGGGAGTGGAAATACGGGAGGAAAGGCTCAGGTCCGGGCATCTAGAGCGACCGCTCTGCTTCGCGTCTCGTTGGTTCCGGAGGCCGCTGTGGCAGTGGGAAATGCTGGCGCGCGCGGTGCGGGGTTCTGGGGCCCTTTTGCTGAGGGTGAGTGCAAGGCATCCTTCTCTAAGGGTCGGGCCAGAGATCACCTGGGTCTTCAACTGGGAAGGGGCCAGATTCTAAGTGTGGGGAGAGAACTGGGATCGGAGGTTATGGTACTCGCCAGAGTTCCTTTCCGAAAACTCTTTAGGGTCGCGGTTTAAGGACATGCCTCCGGGACAGGCACCGAGAGGGGCGGGGTGCCCGGCCGACTGGGTCTCTGCTAATCCTCGTCTTCCCTTTAGGGCTCCGTGCAGGCTTCTGGCCGCGCTGCGCGCCGCGCCTCCTCTGGATTGCCCCGAAACACCGTGGTGCTGTTTGTGCCGCAGCAGGAGGCTTGGGTGGTGGAGCGAATGGGCCGATTCCACCGCATCCTGGAGCCTGTGAGAACCTCTTCTGCCCACCCCGGGCCAGCCTGAATCCCAATTCCCTCACGACATGGGGGAATGGGGTGAGACCTCGTTGGGGCCTGCCTTCACCTTTGGCTTCTGACACCCCAGGCCAGACCTGGCAGGGCCCAGACGGCTGCTGGTCATACCCATCTTACCACCTTTTCCCATTGCCCTAGCATCCCACAGGCCCCACGTTAGGAATCTCTTATATTAATCCTCTCAGCTCCACCTGTCTGCATGGAAAAGGCTACTCTGCTGGCTCCTATCTCCTTGACTGTCCCTTCCATTCAGAGATCCAGCCTTACATTCTTATCCTTACATGCTTACGTACCAGTGACACCCCAAGCCTTCTGTTTTTCTGGGCAGAATCTATGTTGACTCCCTACCCACTCCAGGCCTAGCTTCGATCTCAACCCTACAGCCCCCCATCCTTCTGAAGACCTGTGACTCCTCTTCCCAGGGCTTGAATATCCTCATCCCTGTGTTAGACCGGATCCGATATGTGCAGAGTCTCAAGGAAATTGTCATCAACGTGCCTGAGCAGTCTGCCGTGACTCTTGGTGAGGGGTGTGGGGTGACATGGGTGCTCTGAGGCCATTAGGATGTGGTGGCAGGAGAAAGAGCTGACTGGGACCTGGAGGCCTGACCTCCTTTCTCTCCTGCTCCTGCACCTACAGACAATGTAACTCTGCAAATCGATGGAGTCCTTTACCTGCGTATCATGGACCCTTACAAGGTATCTGCCCTCTGCTTTATTCAGCTCCTGAGTTGCTCTCCTCACTGAAATCCTGCACGCAAGCTACTGACACTATCCATGCCCCTTTCAGGCAAGCTATGGTGTGGAGGACCCTGAGTATGCTGTCACCCAGCTAGCTCAGACAACCATGAGATCAGAGCTCGGCAAACTCTCTCTGGACAAAGTCTTCCGGGTAAGGGGATCTGAGCCAGAGTTAGGGTTTGAAGACACGTACCTGGCACTCTCAGTCCTTTCTGGGGATCAGTTCCGGGACCTTCTCGGTTTAGCCGCCTGAAGGTTGGGTTGAGGCCATGGAGCTTACACCTCTCTTCCTCCAGGAGCGGGAGTCCCTGAATGCCAACATCGTGGATGCTATCAACCAGGCTGCCGACTGCTGGGGCATCCGCTGCCTCCGTTATGAGATCAAGGATATCCATGTGCCACCCCGGGTGAAAGAGTCCATGCAGATGCAGGTGGGGGCCAGAGAGGGATGGGGAAGAGTACTTCAGGATGCTCCAGTTGCATAGGGACCTGGACTCCCTTCCCTGTTGTGATGGGTACAATTGCAGGTCTGTGTAAGAGTTTACTTTTACTCTGGTTTCTTGTTGATGGGGCTTGCTGGGGGCTTCTAGGTGGAGGCAGAGCGGCGGAAACGGGCCACAGTTCTAGAGTCCGAGGGGACTCGAGAGTCGGCCATCAACGTGGCAGAGGGGAAGAAGCAGGCACAGATCCTGGCCTCTGAGGCAGAAAAGGCTGAACAAATAAATCAGGCAGCAGGTCAGCAGAGGGTAGAGGCTGAGGGATGAACAGGGTATGGGTCTTTGAGGCTTGGTACTGGGACAGGAGCTTTGGGGTACCCTGACCTCATAGGTCAAGCTCTGTCTCTTTTCTTCCAGGAGAGGCCAGTGCAGTTCTGGCCAAGGCCAAGGCTAAAGCTGAAGCTATTCGCGTCCTGGCTGCAGCTCTGACACAACATGTGAGAGACCCCCTAGGTGGGATTGGGGATCAGGAATTGGCAGTAGAAGAGGTTCTCTTATCAACACTTGGGAGAGATTCCTGCCTTTTTGGTTCCATTGAGCCACATTACATGATCTCTTGTATTGTGATCTGCATATCCTCTTTCTAGGAACCTGATTTCTCtccacttcctttcctcccccacccccaccccgaccccccaTCCAAGTCTGTGATCTCTGATTTTTATCTTCCCTGTGGCCACAGAATGGAGATGCAGCAGCCTCACTGACTGTGGCCGAGCAGTATGTCAGCGCATTCTCTAAACTGGCCAAGGACTCCAACACTATCCTGCTGCCCTCCAACCCTGGCGACGTCACCAGTATGGTGGCTCAGGTTAGAGCGCCCTGAGGACCCAGCATAGAGCACCAGTGCCAGAGACTGAGAcgctaccaccaccaccattactTTCCCCATCGAGTCCTCTAGAGTGCCCTGAGACCTACACCTCTCTTCATCCCCTGAACGAGACACCCCCACTCATCCCTAGCAATAGGGAACCTCTTgagacatctttctttttttttttttcctttttttttttttttttgcagattccTGTATTAGTATTTTGAGGGTGACCCTGCTCTGGTAGTTTGTAACATTCCTAGAACCGACTCCAAAACTTTTAAGACTGAGgcttgagagagagaaaggaaaaacaagcttacTGGTCCTGGCTCTACCTTCTTCCTTTGAGCCGTTGGTGGGTTGGGCTATGCCTTCTGCCATGTGTCATCAtggctctctctctgtccctctcctcaGG
It contains:
- the ATOSB gene encoding atos homolog protein B, giving the protein MRHVQAEPSPSSEPEAGPSQPAVRQGALQGGLLMGYSPAGGATSPGVYQVSIFSPPAGASEPHRALKRPAPPTEGPRELKRGPGLGAREGLPPEEPPTLGLWGPEGLGLGLGVASQHFCHHGLCVVEQGGSSTSPWTSGARSPPWPPSNASCSTLHTRDWASPDPGGQGSLGESPGPAPPGQLHTLDTDLHSLAQIGGKSLVAGVGNGGSPWPRESPGTANGHSPEHTPPGPGPPGPCPTKRRLLPAGEAPDVSSEDEGPAPRRRRGTLGHPPAAISSDAKATPFWSHLLPGPKEPVLDPTDCSPMGRRLKGACRLKLSSLRSLRKGPGLLSPASASPVPTPAVSRTLLGNFEESLLRGRFAPSGHIEGFTAEIGASGSYCPQHVTLPVTVTFFDVSEQNAPAPFLGVVDLNPLGRKGYSVPKVGTIQVTLFNPNQTVVKMFLVTFDFSDMPAAHMTFLRHRLFLVPVGEEGNASPTCRLLCYLLHLRFRSSRSGRLGLHGDIRLLFSRRSLELDTGLPYELQAVTEAPHNPRYSPLP
- the STOML2 gene encoding stomatin-like protein 2, mitochondrial, whose product is MLARAVRGSGALLLRGSVQASGRAARRASSGLPRNTVVLFVPQQEAWVVERMGRFHRILEPGLNILIPVLDRIRYVQSLKEIVINVPEQSAVTLDNVTLQIDGVLYLRIMDPYKASYGVEDPEYAVTQLAQTTMRSELGKLSLDKVFRERESLNANIVDAINQAADCWGIRCLRYEIKDIHVPPRVKESMQMQVEAERRKRATVLESEGTRESAINVAEGKKQAQILASEAEKAEQINQAAGEASAVLAKAKAKAEAIRVLAAALTQHNGDAAASLTVAEQYVSAFSKLAKDSNTILLPSNPGDVTSMVAQAMGVYGALTKAPVPGAQDSVSSRSSRDVQSTDASLDEELDRVKLS